TACCACCCCCCAACCCACCCTACTcacattttcccctatttttgtCTTAATTCCTATGGCACATTTgctacaattaatgaaccaatatcaATAGATTATCATTCACTAAAGGCcacagtttattcagatttcttccggtttgtgtttctttttaaacaagCTATGGCCTGTTTTATTAAAGAAACATTTGCGTGATTTGCTTTTCATCAGCCTGTTGTGGCATGCTCCTAACGCTATCAGAATCTCCCGGATCAATGATAGCCAGCATGGATTATCTGTGGTATTTTCCACAGGTTGTGCCCTATTTAACATTCCTGCCACTGTCGTGAGGCCCAGTGTTGGCCAGCGTGGTGTAGCACTCCGTTTCGGATTTCCTCAGGGCTGGGCGGTTGTTGGCAAGGATGCCCAGTTTCGCTTTGCCTTGTCTGATCATTTTCAGAGTCAGCTTGTACCTCAGCATGTACTTTCCACTTTTCGTTACCAGCTGGAGCCTAGAGTTGACCGACTGAAGCGACTTTTTGGTCTTCTTTGCGGCCACCATCTTCCTGCTTTAGGTGCAGCTGGTCCCCAACCGAGAAGGCCCGCCAAGATGGCGGGAGTCAGAAAAGCCAGATTTTGTCAGTTTTTAcccaatgtcctttttctgttccaagatcccaCCCAAAATGCCAGATTACATTTAGTTTTTATGTCTCTCTAGGTTTCCCTTGGCTGTAGCAGattctcagattttccttttttctgacgAAATGTTTATATAGAAATGACAGTTTTGGGGAGTACTGGTGAAGCGTATTGTACGAGGCCCTTCTATTGGAATTCgatgtttttcttatgattagcCTGGGTTTGTGCGGTTTTATTGGAGGAAGATTACAGAGGTTAAGTGCCATTTTAATCACATCACCTCAAGGTCATATATTATCAACGTAAGTTATGACTCTTGATGTTGACCCGGCTGGAATCGTGTTTGTCAGGCTTCTCCACAATTAATACCCCAACCCCGGCCCCCACGTGCCACTCCGCGCTCCGGAAGGAAGTCAGTCTTCGCAGCCTACACTCAGGGAGCAGGATGTTACGCCCCGCTCCTTTAGGCTGGAGTACTACATAATTTATTGGGAATCTTATACAGGAGAGatttatttgtctcttctccaCAATTTTGAATTTACTCGACCATTTGTTTATATCAGTACGAAGtcactgacatttattttatactttggctCATTCAATACTACTTTAGTTTGTTGTTGAAATTGTTTGAGCTTTGGCCGTTGGGAGCTCTTTGATTTGGTTCCTGTGCCCCTTTGGCATGCataattctctttatttctagcATATCCTTAATTTCAAGTGCTACAAGACGCTGCAGGCTCATGTTGTGTATTTCCTCCTCTAGTTCtagtaacttttttctttcatcagtatcaccagttctttattttatttttctttaaaagtaacagatttcttttttattaaccatctctatttttgtatatgttcaCTTTCCCATTTATTATTCTATCATTATTTTTACCTTTCCTTGCTTTTGCATAATtcttgggtttgtttgtttttttttttttactaatggCTTGAGTTGAACATCATGTCATATGTCATATGGATATTGTAGATATTATGTGGATATTAATTTTCAAACAAATATGCTTGGGTTTAGTTTTTTTATTGactttcagttttttttctttgtggtcaAGATTGTACTTAATATGTTGAGTCTATGGagtttttattgatatttattctGTGGTCTTATATTggtaaattttataaatgtttacatGTGCTGATAATTTTCCATTTGCTATACGGTTGTTGCAGGTTATATGATAAAAGTTGTTAAATTTCGTTGTTCAAacttttataacattttcttctttgctcatCTACCAGTTTCTGAGAGAATGGTGTTAAAAAAAACACCTCCCACCATGATTGCAAATAAGTTGACCCTCCCTATCTGCGAGTTCCGCATCTGCGGATTCAATGGGTTTTTCATCCGCTGTTGTTTGAATCCGCAGATGCGGAACCCGCGGACACGGAGACACTAAGAGACTGGAGCATCCGCGAATTTCGGGTAACCGCGCATTTCGGGTAACCGCGCAGGGTCCTGAAACCAGCCTCTCTTGGATATGGAGGAACAGACGATTGCATGTCAGTTTTACCTTATAATTCTCAGTCTTTGTGTTCTATGGCTCTGCACTATGTGTTTAAGGGCATAAAGTTCATCGATGTAATATTCTCCTagtgagtttttctttttgatagctATAAAATGTTCTTCCTTTATTCTATAAATACATTTGATATTAATTAGTGTTAGACCAGGTTTCTTTTGTTGAACATTTGCGTGGTTCGACTTTCCCACTACTTTATTTTCAACCTCTtagtttgctttgttttaaaactggtttaaaaaacaaaagggtgTGGACAAAGTGGGATGACCAACCAGGACCCTAGCCACCACATTCCATTAGATGGGCATTGATTCAATTAGACTATTGCCCAGGTATAAAACCAGAACCATTAGGACGTGGGGCTGCATTTGGAGGCTAGCTTCCAAGAGGACACTCCCCCTCCGGGTCCTGGAGTACCTTCAACTAGAATCAGGATGTTGTTGGTGGAAAGTAGGtcaatttatttctatttgtccTTATGAGTGAAAGAGTTATTTTCCTATTACAAATTTAATGTAGCAACTGTAGTTTCATATGTATTTGCAATTGAGAAATATGCATTGGGATATTATGTGGATATTAGATTTTCCTTGATAGATTATGATAATCTATCATATGAAATCTATGATAGATTAACTCAAGGATAGATTATGTGGAAATCTAAAGCATTCTATACAACAGTAAACGATCAATTATAAAGTGGAATAACAAAAAAGGTTCCGATCCctttaacaacagaaatatatagTCCAGGGAAGAAATCTAAAAGTGATATGCACGTAATATTTGTACTTTGAATgcacaaataaatgagaaatttacCAGGAAAAAGTTGCTTTCTGATATAAAATGTCATTGTTTTGATCTGTTTTATGCtttaaagggaaaacaaaaacaaaaaaagtgcttGCCTTCTTTTCCTTGAGTTATTTCCTTGAGTTAAAACAAGTTTTTATTATGgagttaaattttttcttaatgtttcctTGGTAAAAATTGCAAAGATTTTCAGGAAAAAGCACTGCATTTAGTGGGCTGATATTCAATGGAAATAAGAGGGTTTCTAGAACTGGGAAAGGAATGAATCAGTCAGAAGGGACTTGGAAAATACGTGGGGTTAAATCAGAGATTTTGATTGGATATGGAGGTATTAGAATTGGGATAGTGATGATTGAATTAGAATTGAGGTGGGACATATAGAGCCTTGAGCACAGCACATTTTATTTAGAGGCTGAATCCTTAAAGGAAATCCTTTTCTGGGTCCTGGTGTATCATCATTTGGAATCACAATTTTAGGCTGGCAGAAGGCaagcactttttttgtttttgttttccctttaaaGCATAAAACAGATCAAAACGATGACATTTTATATCAGAAAGCAACTTTTTCCTGgtaaatttctcatttatttgtgcATTCAAAGTACAAATATTACGTGCATATCACTTTTAGATTTCTTCCCTGGGActatatatttctgttgttaaagGGATCGGAACCTTTTTTGTTATTCCACTTTATAATTGATCTTTTACTGTTGTATAGAATGCTTTAGATTTCTGTGCCCTAATCAGTGTCTAGAAATGTTGTTGAACTATATATTTCTGACAATTTGTCTATAATGCAAATTAATGATTAAGTTTTAATTAGATTGTTTCAGATGTTTACTCCTTAAGGATAATGCTTGTTGGGAGTGTGTACATTTGTGTTCTGTGCTTCTTTGCCGGCTTACTGTTTACATAGGCACTCTTTCTATTACGAgagtcctttcttcttttttttttttaaagcatgtattaaaacaatgaaacagaTGTTGAGTTATTTCAAACAGTTTTCTGCACGCAATAAGATGATGacttttccatttcctctgttAAGGGACTCAGTAACACTGGCAGATTTTTTAAACCATCCTTGCAATCATTTATCATgtgttattcttttaatgtccTGTTGCAGTAAAGATTTGATACAATTTTATTTAAGACTTTTTGCAACTTTGCCTCTAGATAAAGTTGGCCCTTTCCAGTACTTATCTTGTGTGGCCCTCTTCTGGTTCTGGCTTCAAGGCTATGCTTAcagcctcataaaatgaactgAATATTGCACCCTAGAAAAGTTTGTATGAGGTAGGAGTTAGAAGGCACTTACAAAATGACCTAAGTATTAGATTTCTCTGGGTCATATTTAAACAAcggatatatttttattaagtttattaGTATATATAACTATTACACTTTTTTCTCGGATCACTGTGGGATATTTGTacttttgagaaaattatttcagttttcaaaattattagcACCAAGTTATTCATAAGATtcaagtataatttaaaaaaattctctgctAGATTTTTGGCTATGTCCCCTCTTTTATCATAATGtggtttatttgtatttttctctcttttctcctcatgCTTATGTCTTCTACCTTCCAATGATCTTTCCTAAGAATCAGGTTTTGGTTTGAGTCATCATTTCTACTGTGTGTTAGGTTTTCTTTTGCAATCATTTCAGcttatgtctttcttttctttccttaatttgTCTTTGAGGTTAATTCATCCAGTCTCTTCAGTTGATCgctttactcatttatttacaaACTTGCATTAAGCAAGTTCAGTTagatgttcttctttttctgtcttatgaTTTGccttaaaattcttatttaaaaaattttagctttgtagaggtataattgacatatgaaattgtaaaatattgaaagtGAACTTTGTGGGGATTTGATATATGTATCCATTGTGACAAGATTCCTCCCATTTACTTAACTAACAGCAATCAGCTcacatgtttatctttttttttttttttggtgagaacatttaagttctactcccttagaaaatttcaattagacaatacagtgttatcaactatagtcacccggttatacattagatcttcagaccttattcattttatagttgaaagtttgtgcccttttaccaagctctccctttcctccacccACCAGCcgtggcaaccacttttctactctgtaTCTATCagtctcaattttttaaaaaaattctgcatatgagtgatgccatgcagtatttgtctttctctgtctgacttatttcacttagcataatgccctagAGTTCcctccatgtttttgcaaatggcaggatttccttctttctcatggctgaataatattccgttgtgtatgtataccacatcttctttatccattcatctgttgatggatacttaggctgtttccatgtcttggctgttgtgagtaatgcttcagtgaacatgggagtgcagatatctttcaatattctgttttcatttcctctggacACATACCCAGAGATGGAATTGCTTAAATGGtagttctgcttttaattttgtgaggaacctccatactgttttccacactggctgcaccagtttgcattcctaccaactgCACTTTTTGCccttaaattctaattttgcaaTTAATATTGCTGTACCAATTTTAACTTGATGCTAAATCAGTGTTTCTTTTGTCGTTCACTTATTTTCACGTATTCTGTATTCTTCTCTCTAGGTTTACATTTCAAACTTCCCTGAAGAGACTTTCTGCTGCAGCAGGGTGAGGAGCCACCCATGCACTCAAGACTGTGGGCCAGGAGAGGGCTCCGAGACCCTTACACCACCAGCGGAGGAACCTCCCAGAACTGCCGGCTGAGATAGGACTTGGCTCAGAGTGCCTGCTCCACTGGGAAATACTCTATTTCCTTTGGGCCCAAAAGGCTAACCAGAGTGGAGTCCCCCTGGTGAACAGGCAAGCCTGGAAAGATACCACTTTATCTGCTTAAAAGTTGAAGTCTCAGTTACTGCCTTACAGATagaccagatttttttttttttttttttaataaagaaacagagaagacgTTACTCCCTAGCATTCTCAGATATCTAAACATACCTAAGAACCTGAGAGTCGTCTGCTTACTATATTGGAGCCATGAAGTCTCAGCACTGTGGTACCCAGAACCCAAGTTGCACAATCATGAACTTCTACCCAACCGTGGAAGAATTTAAAGATTTCAACAAGTATATTGCTTACATGGAATCCCAGGGCGCACACCGAGCTGGCCTAGCCAAGGTAATTCCACCAAAAGGATGGAAAGCCAGACAGACCTACGATGATATCGATGACATCTTAATAGCCACTCCCCTCCAGCAGGTGGCCTCTGGGCGGGCAGGTGTGTTTACTCAAtaccacaaaaggaaaaaagccatGACCGTGGGGGAGTACCGCCACTTGGCAAACAGTGACAGGTATCAGACCCCACCACACTCAGATTTTGaggatttagaaagaaaatattggaaaacccGCCTCTATGATTCACCCATCTATGGTGCTGACATCAGTGGCTCCTTATTTGATGAAAACACCGAACAATGGAACCTGGGACACCTAGGAACCATTCAGGACCTGTTGGAGCGGGAGTGTGGAGTGGTCATCCAAGGCGTCAACACACCCTACCTGTACTTTGGCATGTGGAAGACCACGTTCGCTTGGCACACGGAGGACATGGACCTCTACAGCATCAACTACCTGCACTTCGGGGAGCCCAAAACTTGGTACGCGGTGCCCCCAGAGCACGGCCAGCGCCTGGAATGCCTGGCCAGGCAGCTGTTCCCGGGCAGTTCCCGGAGCTGTGAGGCCTTCATGCGGCACAAGGTGGCTCTCATCTCGCCCACTGTCCTCAAGGACAACGGGATCCCCTTCAGTCGGATCACTCAGGAGGCTGGAGAGTTCATGGTGACCTTTCCCTATGGCTACCACGCTGGCTTCAACCACGGCTTCAACTGCGCCGAAGCCGTCAATTTCGCCACCCCGCGGTGGATCGATTATGGCAAAGCGGCCTCTCAGTGCAGCTGCGGGGAGGCCAGGGTCAGCTTTTCCATGGATGCCTTCGTGCGCATCCTGCAACCGGCGCGCTACGAGCTGTGGAAACGCGGGCAGGACCGGGCTGTGCTGGACCACACGGAGCCCACGGCGCCGGGCAGCCAGGAGCTGAGCGCCTGGAGGGAGGGCCGGGCGCCCGGGAGAGCGGCGCTGGGCCTGAGGCACCTCCCGGTCCGCCGGGCCCCGGGCCCGGCTGTGGCTGCGGGCGGTGGGCCCCTCCGCCGCGCCCCTGGGCGCCGGGCATCCCCGCGCCCCTCGCCGGCCCGCGCTTCTTCCTCTGCCgcccagccctgggccaccgcCGCCCGCACTTGCCCAAAGCCCGGCCCAGCCCCGCCGCCGAGCCTGGGGCAGTCTGCCAGGGATGTCCACCCCTCAACTGGCAGACGAGGTCGCGGTCGTCGTCCTCGGGAACAGGGCGCTCGGGAGCCCATTGTTCAGGTCCCGGCCAAGAGGCGCCTTCTGGAGGACACAGCTCCGGAGCCCGAGGCTCAGCCCCTGCCTGCGGATGGATCCTCAATGGACAACCCTACAGCGCTGAGCCCTGGGCCCAAGCATCCTGCTAAGGCTTCCGGGTGCTGCTGTGCCCCTGATCTTCAACCCTTGGGGCCCCCATTAGATCCGGATGAGCCGATGCACCCTGGGCGGTGCCTGCTATCCCTGGAGAATATTACTGTCAGTCTCCCTGATTGTGTCCCACTAACTCCTCCCAAGCTCATTGGGACTCTGAGAAGGTTCCCTAGGCATGCTGCTGCGGAGTGGAAGGCTCCTATGAGCCTCTCTGAGGTTGTAAGGATGGACCACTCTTACGCCTCTATGTTCCCGGCCCCAGTTGCAATTCCCAGAATCTTTTGCCGCTCTGACTGTGATCCCCTCTGGGCTCAAGCTAGAGGCAGCTGCATGTCTTGAATCCTGgaacatgttcaccaccaatgGATGGTCTTTAGCCTCTCAGCCCAAGGGTATTGAAGGTTTCGCAGAATGTGGCTGTATCTGACCCTCAACCCCAGAAGCCACAGAAGCTCCCAGCCAGGCAACAATCTGGGCTGGGTCTGTTCCCAGTGGAGACACTTCATCTCCTGGAAATGACACGTTTCCCAAGCTTCAGATGCTTTGTCCTACTGTGACAACCAGGGCTCCTAATAGCCACTGAAGTGGACTTCTCCATCTGACCAGCTGCCATAGCACCTTGTAGTACCTTTCCTTAGCCCACTCCTGAACCTTGATGGGCCTTTGGCCTTTGTCTTGACCTAGATGCCATGGACACTGCTTGTTTCTGATGTCCCCTCAGGATACCTCCCTTGCAGTGGTCTGCCAATAGCCCCCACAGTAATTTGGGGCAACATTGGATGATGCTGAGAAGCTGGTTGAGCCCCTTTCTTCCCCAAGTTGCTTCAGGGCCTCTGAGTCACTGACCTGGCTTCCAGTGGACATTGCTAAAGCTACAGCTGAGCCCCACAAGCTTCTCATTGTCCTGCAACTCCGACACACCCTTCCTCCCAGGCCATCACTCAGGCCACTGCTCATGTTGAAACTAGACCTTGTGCCCAATTGAGTTTGTCAGCCAGTTCTGCCTCAGggatatttgtaattttattgatgtttatTGAAGTTGTTATCCCTAGTGTGTATCTCCAAAGCAAAGAAAggtaaaatcattaaaatatatttttaaaatcagaattataTAAAAGAGAGATATTTTGTTAGAAACAAGACAATAGGCCTCAAATGGAGTCAGTTATACTAAGCCCCACATCACCAAATGGAGGCAACTTAATTGGAGTTTCTgctttcccagaaatggaatcttaaaccagccaatcaggaatcaccttgatgaggatcaaggctgccccagggagagaagcccaaggcgtcctgccctacttACCGgtctatatcatcctccgggaagtaTAGGGCGTCCTGACCTGATTTGACCTGATTTGTATCCaaagttataagaccacccaatacccagaccccacctgcactgataccattttaagactttatttttacataatctttcctttgtcttgtaaaggaATAACTCACATGCCTATGCCTTATAAAtctagccctaccctcaacccattgcagctcttcactgcccatagTTCCTGTCCCTGTGCTACTctatgctattctctgaataaaggagcactactaccagaccttgagagtccaagaaatctttctttcagctCCTCGGCTGGCTCATCGAGCCCGCATCAACCTGATCAGCGCTAGTTAGGTCACCTGCCCAATAGACTCCTATTGCCCCCTAAAGGAAAGTTATGTTGCAATAACCAATTTTTTGCttagtataacttccttgttcctgctcccttctgcctataaaagtctttcattttgtgctttttttctatatgctagattggatgctgcatGATTCGAATCGATTTTTGcttaaataaatgcttaaaatgtttaatatgcctcagtttatctttcaaCAGTCTGAAACAAAGTGATTCAGAAAAGCTAAAAGAGCAAGCAAAACTACACCAAGCAAAATACAAATAGGAAGCAGGAGTTGTGGATTTTCATATCAGACAGACTCGATTGAGGCCCAAAGGTACATAGAAAGGCTCTTTACAATTGTGAAGGCTAAATTTCACCATGAAAATATAGCAGTCCTGAATATCCATGTAACTTTGATAAAGTATAGattatagtaaataaaataagttgAAAGAAGCACATCAAAGATAGAATTTGTCACCTTATGTGATACCgtaatttataataagaaatgtctATCGTGCCTGAAACGGGGATGaagacacagagctcctaaaatccttggaatttcctaagagaTGAGAGTACTAAagttgtcttttgttatgttaatgaggtggtTTTAGACCTCACCCGAGCATGCGGGTCTCTCAGTAGGAGAACcagccatgtgattagagggctggaactttcagtcccaaccccagacctccagggaggggagaggggctggtaGTTGAATCGATCACGCCTACGTAATGAAGCCTCCGtaggaggtgctgggagagcgTTCACCCCATACCTTGCCTTATGTagctcttccatctggctgttcctgagttgtaccCTTTCACAATAAACCAATAAACTGGTACTTTAGTAAGTAAAATGATTTCTGAGTTCCGTGAGCCActccagcaaattaatcaaacccagaGAGGGGGGTCATGGGAACTTCTGATTTATAGCCAATTGgccagaagtacaggtaacaagctgggcttgtgattggcatctgaagtggtgGTGGCAaggagggcagtcttgtaggactgggcccttaacttgtgggatctgacactatctctaggtagatagtgtcagaattcagttgaactgtaggacacccagctggtatcCTGAGCATTGCTGTGGGTGGTGTGGGGAAATCTGCTCCCCACACAGTGGAACTGGGTGTTCAGAAGCCCCCTTTTACCTAACTTAGTGCAAGACGCAGAAAAGGGACAAACTTAAGGATGTAGAAAACTTAAACAGCATTAACAATAAGTAGAATTTATGTACTTGGCAATAGAGTGTAATCCTTTTTGTCAATTGCCAACGGATCAATCACAAAAATTGACAATATTATTAGGgtgaaaagaaaacatcaataaattccaaaaagggggaggggtgcaaaaggggtgattaggctcacatgtgaggggatggactatgattagtttttgggtggtgaacatgatgtaatctacacagaatttgaaatatattacgatgtacatatgaaagctatataatgttataatccaatgttactgcaattaaaaaataatgaataataaataaataaaaatacattccaaaataagaaaaaatcaaactTCTTAATTATCATGtagtaaaactagaaattaattttaaaaatcagaaaatatagagatccttcttcctggaaagttaaaaattcttttttttttatgaggaagattagccctgagctaacatctgtgcccaccttcatctatttcatatgtggaacgcctgccacagcatggcttgatgagaggtgtgtaggtccactggGGAACCCTTGTCCGGGTTTGGTTCATGCAGGAGCGCCCCTGCTGTCCATGAGGGGGCA
The Equus caballus isolate H_3958 breed thoroughbred chromosome 7, TB-T2T, whole genome shotgun sequence genome window above contains:
- the LOC100067461 gene encoding lysine-specific demethylase 4D; translated protein: MKSQHCGTQNPSCTIMNFYPTVEEFKDFNKYIAYMESQGAHRAGLAKVIPPKGWKARQTYDDIDDILIATPLQQVASGRAGVFTQYHKRKKAMTVGEYRHLANSDRYQTPPHSDFEDLERKYWKTRLYDSPIYGADISGSLFDENTEQWNLGHLGTIQDLLERECGVVIQGVNTPYLYFGMWKTTFAWHTEDMDLYSINYLHFGEPKTWYAVPPEHGQRLECLARQLFPGSSRSCEAFMRHKVALISPTVLKDNGIPFSRITQEAGEFMVTFPYGYHAGFNHGFNCAEAVNFATPRWIDYGKAASQCSCGEARVSFSMDAFVRILQPARYELWKRGQDRAVLDHTEPTAPGSQELSAWREGRAPGRAALGLRHLPVRRAPGPAVAAGGGPLRRAPGRRASPRPSPARASSSAAQPWATAARTCPKPGPAPPPSLGQSARDVHPSTGRRGRGRRPREQGAREPIVQVPAKRRLLEDTAPEPEAQPLPADGSSMDNPTALSPGPKHPAKASGCCCAPDLQPLGPPLDPDEPMHPGRCLLSLENITVSLPDCVPLTPPKLIGTLRRFPRHAAAEWKAPMSLSEVVRMDHSYASMFPAPVAIPRIFCRSDCDPLWAQARGSCMS